The following are from one region of the Mesorhizobium sp. B2-8-5 genome:
- the radC gene encoding RadC family protein, protein MGKVEDERAFFSEGWIEPPRTAPKKATAAEKPHYHGHRDRLRERFVAGGPDALPDYELLELLLFRLIPRVDTKPIAKALIARFGSLAEVLGAPAPLLEEVKGIGPTVATDLKVIAATAQRMARGEVRGREVLSNWTQLLDYCRSAMAFEAREQFRVLFLDKKNGLIADEVQQTGTVDHTPVYPREVVKRALELSASAVILVHNHPSGDPTPSRADIEMTKQIIDTAKPLGIAVHDHIIIGRKSNASMKGLLLI, encoded by the coding sequence ATGGGGAAAGTCGAGGACGAGCGGGCGTTCTTTTCCGAAGGCTGGATCGAGCCGCCCAGGACGGCGCCGAAAAAGGCCACGGCAGCAGAAAAGCCCCATTATCACGGCCATCGCGACCGTCTGCGCGAACGCTTCGTCGCCGGCGGACCGGACGCCCTGCCCGACTATGAACTGCTCGAACTGTTGCTCTTCCGGCTGATCCCGCGCGTCGACACCAAGCCCATCGCCAAGGCGCTGATCGCCCGCTTCGGCTCGCTGGCCGAAGTGCTCGGCGCGCCGGCACCCTTGCTTGAAGAAGTCAAAGGCATCGGGCCGACCGTCGCGACCGATCTAAAAGTCATCGCCGCCACCGCCCAGCGCATGGCGCGCGGCGAGGTGCGTGGCCGCGAAGTCCTGTCCAACTGGACGCAATTGCTCGACTATTGCCGTTCGGCCATGGCCTTCGAGGCCCGCGAACAGTTCCGCGTCCTGTTCCTCGACAAGAAGAACGGGCTCATCGCCGACGAGGTGCAGCAGACCGGCACCGTCGACCATACGCCGGTCTATCCGCGCGAGGTGGTGAAGCGGGCGCTCGAACTCTCCGCCAGCGCCGTCATCCTGGTCCACAACCATCCTTCGGGAGATCCCACACCTTCCCGCGCGGACATCGAGATGACCAAGCAGATCATCGATACGGCCAAGCCGCTCGGCATCGCCGTGCACGATCACATCATCATCGGCCGCAAGAGCAA
- the map gene encoding type I methionyl aminopeptidase: MVTYLDASTAPLRNTGQIRLYGEEGFAGMRKACDLTARCLDELVPMVKPGVTTETIDRFVFEFGMDHGALPATLNYRGYTKSSCTSINHVVCHGIPDNKPLKEGDIVNIDVTYILDGWHGDSSRMYPVGTIKRAAERLLEVTYECLMRGITAIKPGARTGAIGAAIQTYAEAERCSVVRDFCGHGVGQLFHDAPNILHYGTVNEGVEMRPGMIFTVEPMINLGRPHVKVLSDGWTAVTRDRSLSAQYEHTIGVTDTGCEIFTLSPKKLDRPGLPA; this comes from the coding sequence ATGGTTACCTATCTCGACGCCTCCACGGCCCCCCTTCGAAATACCGGCCAGATCCGCCTCTATGGCGAGGAAGGTTTTGCCGGCATGCGCAAGGCCTGCGACCTCACGGCGCGCTGCCTTGACGAGCTTGTGCCGATGGTGAAGCCCGGCGTGACGACGGAAACGATCGACCGCTTCGTCTTCGAATTCGGCATGGACCATGGCGCGCTGCCGGCGACGCTCAATTATCGCGGCTACACCAAGTCGTCCTGCACCTCGATCAACCATGTCGTCTGCCATGGCATTCCCGACAACAAGCCGCTGAAGGAAGGCGACATCGTCAACATCGACGTCACCTATATCCTCGACGGCTGGCACGGCGATTCCTCGCGCATGTATCCAGTGGGCACGATCAAGCGCGCCGCCGAGCGCCTGCTCGAGGTGACCTATGAGTGCCTGATGCGCGGCATAACCGCGATCAAGCCCGGCGCCCGCACCGGCGCCATCGGCGCCGCGATCCAGACCTATGCCGAGGCCGAGCGCTGCTCGGTGGTCCGCGATTTCTGCGGCCACGGCGTCGGCCAGCTTTTCCACGACGCGCCGAACATCCTGCATTACGGCACCGTCAATGAAGGCGTCGAGATGCGGCCGGGCATGATTTTCACGGTCGAGCCGATGATCAATCTCGGCCGCCCGCATGTGAAGGTGCTGTCCGATGGCTGGACGGCGGTCACGCGCGACCGCTCGCTGTCGGCGCAATACGAGCACACGATCGGCGTCACCGACACCGGCTGCGAGATCTTCACGCTGTCGCCGAAAAAGCTCGACCGCCCCGGCCTGCCAGCCTAG